The segment TCGTCGACGTGTTGTGTAAAGATCAAAAAGGCGAGCAAGTTATAGTAGAAATGCAAGTAGGTAAGCATAAAGGGTTCGAAAAGCGAGCGCAGTACTATGCCGCCAAAGCATATTCGCAACAAGTAATAAAAGAAGATGAAAATCATAAAAAACTAGCGGTATATGCTAAATTAAAAGCAGTAATATTTTTAGCTATTGCTAATTTTACTATGTTTCCCGAAAAGGAAGCTTTTAAGTCGGAACATAGGTTGCTAGATACAAAAACTTATGAGCATGATTTAAAAGATTTTTACTTCGTATTTTTAGAGCTTGAGAAATTTAAAAAAACTATCGATCAATTAGAGAATTTAGAGCAAAAATGGTTGTATTTCTTTAAACATGCTGAAGGTAGTACGTTTAAAGAAATAGAGCATTTAATCGGCAGCGACGTAATTATTAGGAGAGCTTTTGAAGCAATAGATCAAGCTGCTTGGACTGAAGAAGAACTAAATACTTATGATCAAATAACCAAAACCAGACTTGACAATCTAGCGGTAGAACAGCAAAAAATTGAAGATGCGGAGCTTAGAGGTGAAGCTAGGGGTAAAGCTGGAGAAAAAATTGAAATTGCCAAAAAAATGTTATCTAAAAAACACTCTGTTTCCGATATTACCGATCTTACCGGCTTATCTTTTGAAGAAATTTCTAAACTTCGCTAACCGTTATGAGGTTACCTGCTTTACACCAAAAAAACTACATGCTTTACAAAAAACACTACCAATTATACCATATCACGATAGTACAATATTTTAACTCAGTCAAGTATAGTTTTTAATTGTGAGATTCACAGACATTATTTCAATTTTTTGTCCCTATGTTCTATTGTAAGAATAACTTAAAATTGGCATTTTACGTTGTGTACGATCCATTGCATAAAAGTAATTTTAGCGAGTGAGCGCACCTAAAATGTATGATTCATAGAGATTGTTTCAATTTTTAGATGTGTTAAAATCCATGAATGGATAAATTACAAAAAACACGTTTAGATTGGATTAAATTATATCAAAAAGTAAAAGACGCAGGGATTGTATGTCGCAGATGTGGCATTTCTCGTCCTACTTTACGCAAATGGTTAAAACGTTATGCAGAAGAAGGTATAACAGGATTAAAAGAGCTTAGTCGCAAGCCTCATTCTTCTCCTAAAAAAGTATCAGATCAACAAGAAAAACTTCTGTTATCTATACGTAATGAACGTAAATTAGGGGTTAAAAGGGTACAAAGTGAGATTAAGAGATTGCATGATATTTCTCTATCACTAGCAACCATTCATAAAGTCTTTAAGAAGAATAATATACCGTACTTACAAAAGAAAAGGCATTATCGTAAACAAGCCAAAAGGTATAACTGCAAGCTTCCAGAGGAACGAGTACAGATGGACGTTTGTAAAATTGCAAGTAGCTTATATTAATATACCGCCATAGATGATTGCACTAGATACAAAGTTCTGGCTTTATATAAACGACGAACTGCGATAAATACACTTGATTTTCTAGAGCAGGTTATAGAACGTATGCCATTCCCAATACAGCGCATTCAGACAGATAGGGGACAGGAATTCTTTGCTTATGAAGTCCAAGAAAGGTTAATGGAGTATGGGATTAAATTTAGGCCAATTAAGCCAGCTTCTCCATACCTTAATGGGAAGGTAGAACGCACCCAACGTACGGATCTTGATGAGTTCTATTCAA is part of the Candidatus Trichorickettsia mobilis genome and harbors:
- a CDS encoding Rpn family recombination-promoting nuclease/putative transposase; amino-acid sequence: MALSKFLDPKNDFCFKQVFGTEKNKDILIHFLNDILKFEGNKKITEVTFLKTIQDPEIAAYKQSIVDVLCKDQKGEQVIVEMQVGKHKGFEKRAQYYAAKAYSQQVIKEDENHKKLAVYAKLKAVIFLAIANFTMFPEKEAFKSEHRLLDTKTYEHDLKDFYFVFLELEKFKKTIDQLENLEQKWLYFFKHAEGSTFKEIEHLIGSDVIIRRAFEAIDQAAWTEEELNTYDQITKTRLDNLAVEQQKIEDAELRGEARGKAGEKIEIAKKMLSKKHSVSDITDLTGLSFEEISKLR